A window of Corticium candelabrum chromosome 3, ooCorCand1.1, whole genome shotgun sequence contains these coding sequences:
- the LOC134177375 gene encoding type 2 lactosamine alpha-2,3-sialyltransferase-like has protein sequence MRVKTLVIKTTYRRSHFRRKLPWILIVVGVVTILYLRVCFEASPDVCCTLKWELVCGTRTRKQRCTHTLWERVGCNSERPILRCSQFLSKHNPDEHHYDAVVKTFDSLVYLNGCPHDTCSLVGSSGNLKNHAHGKVIDENEVIIRLNNQPIRGYEKYVGTRPADIMILNDHTNCFRNTSHPTLYIRSTDSPLRENAVIIKKCQSNRIVPLYSLSKYVQHQAQIMLKAYAVRYNIQREVVGTKGNYIHATSGFKALVFSMMICRQVHLFGFGMQGAKAWHYYPPYRNYTPPHHETSLEMKIIQDIAKRNVKGNIFYFQNDLFGKLTIHF, from the coding sequence ATGAGAGTGAAAACGCTCGTAATCAAGACAACATATCGACGCAGCCACTTTCGTCGGAAACTACCGTGGATTCTGATTGTTGTTGGAGTAGTCACTATCCTCTACCTTCGAGTGTGTTTTGAAGCATCCCCCGACGTCTGCTGTACACTGAAATGGGAGTTGGTTTGTGGTACACGTACACGTAAACAACGCTGCACACATACTTTATGGGAACGCGTTGGTTGCAATTCAGAGCGTCCAATACTTCGCTGTAGCCAGTTTCTAAGTAAACATAATCCGGATGAACATCACTATGACGCAGTTGTGAAGACGTTCGATTCTCTGGTGTATCTAAATGGTTGTCCACATGACACTTGTTCATTGGTTGGCTCTTCAGGAAATTTGAAAAATCATGCTCATGGAAAAGTAATCGACGAAAATGAAGTCATTATTCGACTCAATAATCAACCAATCAGAGGATATGAGAAATATGTTGGGACACGTCCAGCTGATATTATGATATTAAATGATCATACTAATTGCTTCAGGAACACCAGCCACCCTACTCTGTATATCCGTTCTACAGACAGTCCTTTGAGGGAGAATGCAGTCATTATTAAAAAATGTCAATCAAATCGAATTGTGCCTTTGTACTCTCTGTCCAAGTATGTTCAACATCAAGCACAGATTATGTTGAAGGCTTATGCGGTGAGGTATAACATACAAAGAGAAGTAGTTGGTACTAAAGGCAACTACATCCATGCAACCAGCGGTTTCAAAGCTCTCGTTTTTAGCATGATGATATGCAGACAAGTTCATCTGTTTGGATTTGGGATGCAAGGAGCAAAGGCGTGGCATTATTATCCTCCTTATAGAAACTATACACCTCCTCACCACGAGACATCTTTAGAAATGA